In Hydrogenispora ethanolica, the DNA window GATATCGACAGCCACCGGGAACTGCGAACCGCCGTAGAACATCCGCATGCTGCTCTGAGCATAGATCCGCAGTCTGGCGCCGGAGATCTGCAACTTGGCGGTCAGATCGTCCACTATCGCCTGGGTGGTCCGTTTCCGTTCGTCCCGCCGCTGCAAACGCAGGGTCAGAAAGGACTGGTTGGGCGAATTGCTGGAGCCGGACCGGCCGCCGACCGATACTTCCATGTGCTCCAATTCCGGAACCAGCTTCGTAATCTGCTGTTCCAGGTTCTGGCTGTTGTGATCGGTCTCCTCCAGCCGGGTTCCGGTCGGCAACTGCATCGTGACGGAGATTACGCCCTCATCGGTCGCTTGGACCAGCTCGGTCCCGATGAAGGGATAGAGCGCCAACGTTGCGACAAAGATGAGCCCGCAGACCCCGGTGACCAGTCCCTTATGGCTCAGGCACCAGTCCAAGGTCCGGACGTAAGCGTTTTCCCAGCCGGCTTGGAGCCGGTTCAAAAAACCGCCGAGCCCCCGGGATTCCGATTCGGAATCCAGATCGCGGCCGCGCAAGAATTTGGCGCAGAGCATCGGGATCAGGGTTACGGCCACCAGCAACGAGCAGAGAATCGAGAAAATGACAATAAAGGACAGCTCTTTAAAGATAATCCCCGAGCGTCCGGCGATATAAAGCAGCGGAAAGAAAACACAGATATGGGTAAGCGTCGAGGCGGAGATGGCCGGTCCCATCTCGCTGGTTCCACTGAGCGCCGCGGCTGCCAGGCCGTCACGGTTTTTGTGGTAGTGGCGGAAGATGTTGTCGAGGACCACCACCGCGTTATCGACCAGCATCCCGACGCCCAGCGCCAAGCCGCCCAATGAAAAGGTGTTTAAGGACATATTGGAAAAATAGGCCAGCATCAGGGTGATGACGATCGATACCGGCATCGCCACGCCGATGATCAGGGTGGCCCGGATATTATGGAAGAAAAAGAGCAGAATCAGCGCTGCCATCACTCCGCCGATCATCGCCTCCCGGGAGACGCTATGCACCGCCCGGCGAATATAAATGGAATCGTCATTCAGAACCCGCAGGCTAATCTGGGGATAGGCCCGCTGCAGGCTCTCGATGGCGCGGTACATTCCGTCGGCCACGGCAATGGTATTGAATCCGGAACGTTTTTGGACGGAGATCTGAATTCCCGGTTTGCCGTCGATCCGGACATAGGCGGTGGTCGTGGCGTACCCCGGTTCCACGGTGGCCAAGTCCTTCAGATAAACCGGGATGTTATTCCTGGTGGTGACCACGATGTTGCGGATCTCATCCAAGCTCTGGAACTGTCCCTGGGTCCGCAGCAGAAAATCGCCCACGCCCACCGCCAGGTGCCCGGCCGGCTCCATGGAGTTCTCATTGCTCAGGACCGTGGCCACCTGATCGGCGGCGATTTCCAGCGCCTGGAGCCGGTCTTGTTTCAGATGAACCTGGATCTCCTCGCTCTGGCCGCCCCGGACATCGACCCGGGCCACGCCATTGACTTTCTGCAGTTGATAACTGAGTTCGTCGTCCGCCAGTTTCCGGAGGGAACCCGCGTCCAACCTCGTTGAGGAGAGTCCGATGGTCATCACCGGCGACTGGGAGGGATCATACTTGAAGATCGCCGGGATGTCGGCATCATCGGGCAAACGGCTCTTGACCCGGTCGAGCGCCGCCCGGATATCGTTGGTCGCTTCGTCCAGGTTGAGTCCCCAGTTGAAATTGACGGTCACCCGCGAGGAACCTTCCTGTGACGTGGAGGTGATCGACTTGACCTGATTGACGCCGGAGACGGCCTGCTCAATGGGGATGGTGATTAATTGCTCGATCTCTTCTGGTCCGGCTCCGGAATAACTGGTACTGACATTGATCGCCGGATACGTAATCTGGGGAAACAGATCGATCGGCATTTTGGAACTGCTCAAGATTCCCAGCACTCCGAGGGCCAGGAAGAACATGGCGGTTGTGATCGGCCGTTTGATACAGAAATCAGTAATCTTCACCGGCCGCCACCCGCTTTCCGGTCCGATTCCGCCGGCCGGCCCGGTTGGCCCGGCCGTTGTCCTGGGTCATTCCCCGGCGAGCTGCTGCCTCCGGCGTCCGCTCCGCGCTGCCGGCGGCCGTCGCCGCCGCCCATCAACTGTACCGGTTGGCCGTCCCGCAACCGGTTCTGGCCGAGGACCACCACCGGGTCTCCCGCGCTGATCCCGGCGACGACCTCAACCCGGCCTTCGGCCATCAGCCCCAACTCCACCGGGCGGAAACGGGCCATATTTTTCGCTGCCACAAAGACTCCCTGCCGGCCGTCCTGATTGACTACGGCATCGACTGGAACGACCAGGGCCGCGGTTTTCTCACCCAGCAGGATTTCGGCGGTTCCAAACATGCCCGGCAACAGTTTTCGCTCGGGGTTCCGGATCCGGGCCGACAGATTGAGCGTCCGGGTCTGGGAATCATACGTGGGGGCCACCTCGTCGATCTGGCCGCTAAACCGCTGCTCGCCGTAAGCGTCGGTTATAAAAGCGACTTGGGTATTCTTGCGGAGCGCCGGCGCATCCTTCTGGTCGACATGGAAGACCAGTTTGACCTGGCTGAGGTCGGCCACATTCACAATGGTCGATCCGGTGGTCAGGTTCATCCCTTCCGTGACCAGCTTGTGAGTGACCACGCCGCCCGTGGGACTGTAAACCTTGGTCTGATTGAGCTGCAACTTTAAGAGATCATAATTCCGTTCCGCCCCGCGCAGCTGGGACCGCAAGGCATCCAAAGAGGCTTGGGCGGTTTTGTAAGCGTTGTCCACATTTTCGAAATCGCGTTGCGATATATAACGCTCTTTCAATAGCTCCTGATACCGGTCGCGGTCGGCTTTACTCTGGGCCACATCCAATTCGGCCTGGTGGATATTGGCCCGGGTGCTCCCGAGGCTGGCCTCGCTCTGCTGCAGCTGCAGCCGGATGGACTCGTCGTCCATCACCGCCAGGAGCTGTCCCTTATGCACGGTGGAGCCTTCATCCACGAGCAGCGAAACCAGCCGGCCGCTGATGCGCGGTTGCACCGCGAGCTCATTGTCGGCGGTGATGTTGCCGACCATTTTCAGGGTCTGCCGGATCGGCTGCGGCTGCACCGGTACGGCCCGGACCATCGGCACCGAGCTCCGGGTCTGATTCTTCTGCTGGCTGGCTTGGGCCAGCAGAGTCTGATTTTGCACGATCTTCATCCGAATTCTGTAGCCGACCAGTCCCACCAGGACGATCGCCAGGACAATCAAGATCCATTTTCTCACGCCAAGGCCCCCTCTGTAAGATCTCACAGCAGCATGTTCATTGGTTATTGATGGATAGACGACATCAGTCGCGAAAAAGTTCAGGCGCGGTACCGGGAATTTCTTCATCCCGCACGCCGGCGCCAGGCCGGGGCCCGGCCCATTTTAGTCCGGGCGTTCCAACCCCTGATCGCAAATGGTTTGAAGCTTGCCCAGCAACTGGATTAGGCTGGCCGTCTCCGCCGCCGATAACGGCGCCAGCATCTCCATGACATAATGGTTGTGGTCCGGCACGACCCGGCTCCGCAGCGCCCGGCCGGCGCCGGTCAGTTGCACCCGGATGACCCGGCGGTCTTCCCGGTCCCGTACCCGCTCGACCAGTCCCCGCTGCTCCAGATGGTCGATGAGCGCCGTGATGTTGCTGTTCACCCGGAGCAACCTCTGGCTTAACTCGCTCAGCGTCAGGACCTCCTCGCCCAGGTTGCGCAGAATGCCATACTCCACGCCCGACAGCCCGTAGCGGTCCAGGTCCCGTTGCAGGAGCTTGCCCAATTTCCCACTGACTTGAATCAGCGCCCGTTTCAAAACTATCTTTTGCTCTTCCAAATTTCCCCCTTATTTCATTCGAAAATATTTCATCTATGAAATATTATAACATATTCCTTCATCCCCAATAAAAAGAATGACGCTGAAAAATCAAATTTTGGACCGTTTTTTGAAAACGTCCGCCGACCGTCGGCGGCGTATTCCGGACCTTCCCAAGCAGCCGGCATAATAATCCATCCCCGTTGGCAGGCATTGACTTTTGCACAACAATATTGCCGGTTGTATTCCAGGGGGATCAATGGTATACTTGGCGAAATTGCTGAAATAATCCGGCGGGTTTATTCCCTGCCGAATGAGGAGGATATATTGCTGCCAAAACTGAAGATCGCTCATATGTTACCGCGGATCCCGGTCATTCAAGGCGGAATGGCCGTCAAAGTCTCCACCGGGAGACTGGCGGCGGCCGTCGCCAACGCCGGCGGCATCGGCACCATTGCCGGAACCGGCTTGACCGATGCGGAGCTGCGGTCGGAGATTCAAACCGCCCGTTCCTTATCGGACGGCTATATCGGAGTGAATGTTTTGTTCGCGGCCAAGCGCTTCTCGGAGTTGATGCTGACCGCGCTCCGCGAAAAGGTCGATTTCGTCATCTCCGGGGCCGGCTTCTCGCGCGACATGTTCCAATGGGGCCGGGAACACAAGATTCCGGTTCTGGCCATCGTCTCGTCGGCCCGGCTGGCGCGGCTGGCCGAAAAGCTGGGCGCCGCCGCGGTGGTGGTCGAAGGGAAGGAAGCCGGCGGTCATCTGGGCACGGACCGCCCCATCGCCGCGCTCGTCCCGGAAGTCGCCGCCAGCGTCAGGATCCCGGTGGTGGCGGCCGGCGGGATCACCGACGGTTTTGATATCGCCCGCATGCTCAGGCTGGGAGCTTCCGGCGTCCAGAT includes these proteins:
- a CDS encoding efflux RND transporter periplasmic adaptor subunit — its product is MRKWILIVLAIVLVGLVGYRIRMKIVQNQTLLAQASQQKNQTRSSVPMVRAVPVQPQPIRQTLKMVGNITADNELAVQPRISGRLVSLLVDEGSTVHKGQLLAVMDDESIRLQLQQSEASLGSTRANIHQAELDVAQSKADRDRYQELLKERYISQRDFENVDNAYKTAQASLDALRSQLRGAERNYDLLKLQLNQTKVYSPTGGVVTHKLVTEGMNLTTGSTIVNVADLSQVKLVFHVDQKDAPALRKNTQVAFITDAYGEQRFSGQIDEVAPTYDSQTRTLNLSARIRNPERKLLPGMFGTAEILLGEKTAALVVPVDAVVNQDGRQGVFVAAKNMARFRPVELGLMAEGRVEVVAGISAGDPVVVLGQNRLRDGQPVQLMGGGDGRRQRGADAGGSSSPGNDPGQRPGQPGRPAESDRKAGGGR
- a CDS encoding MarR family winged helix-turn-helix transcriptional regulator yields the protein MEEQKIVLKRALIQVSGKLGKLLQRDLDRYGLSGVEYGILRNLGEEVLTLSELSQRLLRVNSNITALIDHLEQRGLVERVRDREDRRVIRVQLTGAGRALRSRVVPDHNHYVMEMLAPLSAAETASLIQLLGKLQTICDQGLERPD
- a CDS encoding NAD(P)H-dependent flavin oxidoreductase, giving the protein MLLPKLKIAHMLPRIPVIQGGMAVKVSTGRLAAAVANAGGIGTIAGTGLTDAELRSEIQTARSLSDGYIGVNVLFAAKRFSELMLTALREKVDFVISGAGFSRDMFQWGREHKIPVLAIVSSARLARLAEKLGAAAVVVEGKEAGGHLGTDRPIAALVPEVAASVRIPVVAAGGITDGFDIARMLRLGASGVQMATRFVASRECEAHANFKAQYLAANAEDVTLIDSPVGLPGRAISNHFTRSIAGALRSKIQHCDGCLKHCSAKFCILDALRKAVSGDTQNGLVFSGEFVGRIKEILPVQEIMDRLVAQMEQAFIPEHSTP